Genomic segment of Passer domesticus isolate bPasDom1 chromosome 4, bPasDom1.hap1, whole genome shotgun sequence:
TGTTTGTACGGACAAGGACAGGTAAATATAGTAAAGGattaattattcttttttacatatttatgccagttttaattttttttaaatcaaaagcaTACTACTTCTCTTATCTGAATAGCCTTGATGAGATGAAATAGTGAAAAAAGACACTCAGTTAGGTTTCTGAAAGACTGCAGCTTTACTATAAAAGTAGGAGAAATTCTGATGAAATTTTATATATTACTCAAAGGACACATAAAGTTTGAGATATGTAGGTACAAGCTGTTCTGCCTGCAGCTGACTCACCAAGACAAAAGAAACACGTAGTGCAGCCAAGAGAGGATCAGGGGTTCTGAAAAACCAGCACCTAAATCTGGTTTTTGTATTAATGGGAGATTCAAGTATTTGCTTGATTTTCAAGACCATTGAGCAAGCAAGACATCCCATTAACTTCAGCTAcaactatttattttaaaacattaactTATGGAGCTATTAAGTAGATACACTCAAAATGGAACGGCAATTCCTGTGTTCAGATTATTTTCCTCATTGATCACCCTTCCTATAGCTTGTGGAGATTTCTTTGGAGGGGAAGATGTGGGCTTTTTTCAGATGTTCACCATAGTGGAAAAGTGGAGGAAAATATTCAGATCTAGaattttttatctttcataGCTGAACCATATAGCAGTAAGCTGACTATTTggaaataagaaattaaatagTAAAAAGTAAGAGAAGTTATGTTCCATATGGAATTTGcacccaaaatatttttcaaagtaGATTTGGACTGACCTTAAAGACAACATATTTGAACCTGTAGCTTTTTTTATTacttacaattttattttaggTTACCTGGAACAAGGTCTTCTGGTGAAAGAAGAACATAAGCTACAAGAGAAATACAAGAAATCTTTTCAATTCAAACTAGATTTTCTGTCAATCATACCAACTGATCTCTTATACTTTAAGTTAGGATTGAATTACCCAGAATTAAGAATAAACAGACTACTCAGAGTAGCTCGGATGTTTGAATTCTTCCAGAGAACAGAAACAAGAACAAACTACCCAAATATCTTCAGGATCTCTAACCTTGTCATGTACATTGTGATTATTATTCATTGGAACGCTTGTGTGTACTACTCCATCTCAAAAGCCATTGGATTTGGAGCTGACACGTGGGTGTACCCCAACACCTCAGATCCTGAATTTGCCCGCCTGACTAGGAAATATGTCTACAGTCTCTACTGGTCAACACTGACCCTGACTACTATCGGTGAAACCCCCCCTCCTGTAAGAGATTCTGAGTATTTCTTCGTGGTCGTTGACTTCTTGGTTGGAGTACTGATCTTTGCTACCATTGTTGGTAACGTGGGCTCAATGATCTCCAACATGAATGCTGCCAGGGCAGAGTTCCAAGCAAGGATTGATGCTATCAAGCAGTACATGCACTTTCGGAATGTGAGTAAGGACATGGAAAAAAGAGTTATAAAGTGGTTTGACTACCTGTGGACAAACAAAAAGGCTGTGGATGAAAGGGAAGTCTTGAAGTATCTGCCAGATAAACTAAGAGCAGAGATAGCAATCAACGTTCACCTGGAAACGCTAAAAAAAGTTCGGATTTTTGCGGACTGTGAAGCAGGTTTGCTGGTTGAACTGGTTTTGAAACTCCAGCCCCAAGTATACAGTCCTGGAGATTATATTTGCAGAAAAGGAGATATTGGACGAGAAATGTACATTATCAAAGAAGGCAAGCTGGCAGTAGTTGCTGATGATGGAGTTACCCAATTTGTGGTCCTAAGTGATGGCAGCTACTTTGGAGAAATCAGCATTCTTAATATCAAGGGTAGCAAAGCTGGCAATCGAAGAACAGCCAATATTAAAAGTATTGGATACTCGGACTTGTTTTGTCTGTCTAAAGATGATCTCATGGAGGCTTTAACAGAGTACCCGGATGCAAAGGCTATGCTGGAAGAAAAAGGCAAGCAAATCCTAATGAAAGATGGGTTGCTGGACAttgaaattgcaaatttagGAAGTGATCCTAAAGATCTGGAAGAGAAGGTCGCCTACATGGAACGTGCTATGGACAGACTGCAAACAAAGTTTGCCAGGTTGTTGGCTGAGTATGAAGGTGcacaacagaaaatgaaaaaaagactTACACAAATAGAGAAAATATTGAAGCCAGTTATAGAGGAAGAATTTGCAGACTTAGAAGAAGCAGATCCATCC
This window contains:
- the CNGA1 gene encoding cGMP-gated cation channel alpha-1, whose protein sequence is MKVGVIETHHSHTIVPTVVVHDTSKDPGLMHEGENRYARQQHLPGVFACYNINNNSNKDGEEKKKKKEKKSKPEKKKDGETQKNKEKKEKNKNKDKLKKKENIEEKKKDIFTIDPAGNIYYNWLFCITMPVMYNWTMIIARACFDELQHDYLVAWFIIDYVSDAIYVADMFVRTRTGYLEQGLLVKEEHKLQEKYKKSFQFKLDFLSIIPTDLLYFKLGLNYPELRINRLLRVARMFEFFQRTETRTNYPNIFRISNLVMYIVIIIHWNACVYYSISKAIGFGADTWVYPNTSDPEFARLTRKYVYSLYWSTLTLTTIGETPPPVRDSEYFFVVVDFLVGVLIFATIVGNVGSMISNMNAARAEFQARIDAIKQYMHFRNVSKDMEKRVIKWFDYLWTNKKAVDEREVLKYLPDKLRAEIAINVHLETLKKVRIFADCEAGLLVELVLKLQPQVYSPGDYICRKGDIGREMYIIKEGKLAVVADDGVTQFVVLSDGSYFGEISILNIKGSKAGNRRTANIKSIGYSDLFCLSKDDLMEALTEYPDAKAMLEEKGKQILMKDGLLDIEIANLGSDPKDLEEKVAYMERAMDRLQTKFARLLAEYEGAQQKMKKRLTQIEKILKPVIEEEFADLEEADPSTDKPGLSKAE